Proteins encoded together in one Etheostoma cragini isolate CJK2018 chromosome 11, CSU_Ecrag_1.0, whole genome shotgun sequence window:
- the rdh1 gene encoding retinol dehydrogenase 1 encodes MVSTDNLTIYLIEVILSHLALSCALLLATLAAVRWYIRDCYKVDGFSQKHVFITGCDSGFGNLLARQLDGKGFHVVAACLTEKGAADLAAASSPRLKPLVLNVTDSASIRRAVEFVSKEVGERGLWGLVNNAGMSVPIGPTDWMQLEDFTKVLDVNLIGLIEVTLQFLPLLKKAHGRVVNTASILGRLSLTGGGYCLSKWGVEAFSDSLRRDMQHFGIKVSIIEPGFFRTGVTNLDLIEADQRKLWTRLPQDVKDSYGDTYLDDYLKVQGFSMGILCSPDISKVTRCMEHALTARFPRTRYGAGWDAKFFWIPLSYLPSFVSDFVINALLPLPKGKIRV; translated from the exons ATG GTGTCAACTGACAATCTGACCATATATTTGATAGAG GTAATCCTGTCCCACCTGGCCTTAAGCTGTGCTTTACTTCTGGCCACTCTTGCTGCCGTCCGTTGGTACATCAGAGATTGCTACAAGGTGGATGGCTTCAGCCAGAAGCATGTGTTCATCACAGGCTGTGACAGCGGCTTTGGGAATCTCCTGGCCAGGCAGCTGGATGGAAAAGGCTTCCACGTCGTGGCTGCATGTCTCACAGAGAAAGGTGCAGCAGATTTGGCCGCAGCGTCCTCCCCCAGACTGAAGCCCCTCGTGCTGAATGTTACAGACAGTGCGAGTATCAGGAGGGCGGTGGAGTTTGTGAGCAAAGAAGTCGGAGAGCGAG GTCTGTGGGGTTTAGTGAATAATGCCGGCATGTCCGTCCCCATTGGTCCAACAGACTGGATGCAGTTGGAGGATTTCACAAAGGTTTTAGATGTGAATCTGATTGGACTTATTGAGGTGACACTCCAGTTTCTGCCTCTGCTGAAAAAGGCCCACGGCAGGGTGGTAAATACAGCCAGTATTTTGGGCAGACTGTCCCTCACTGGTGGAGGATACTGCCTGTCCAAATGGGGAGTGGAAGCCTTCTCTGACAGCCTCAG AAGGGACATGCAGCACTTCGGCATCAAAGTGAGCATTATTGAGCCGGGTTTCTTCAGGACAGGTGTTACCAATCTAGATCTTATTGAAGCTGACCAGAGGAAGCTGTGGACCCGTCTCCCTCAAGATGTTAAAGACTCCTATGGAGACACATACTTGGATGACT aTCTGAAAGTTCAGGGATTCTCCATGGGCATCTTGTGCAGTCCAGACATCTCTAAGGTGACCAGGTGTATGGAACATGCGCTGACAGCTCGCTTTCCTCGCACACGTTATGGTGCAGGCTGGGATGCCAAGTTTTTTTGGATTCCTCTGTCCTACCTCCCTTCTTTTGTGTCAGACTTTGTTATCAATGCGCTTCTTCCTTTACCTAAGGGTAAAATACGTGTCTAA